In the genome of Oncorhynchus mykiss isolate Arlee chromosome 18, USDA_OmykA_1.1, whole genome shotgun sequence, one region contains:
- the LOC110515909 gene encoding zinc finger protein OZF-like isoform X16, translated as MASVKLEDCSQTLELNVNIKDEEEEEKIGTSVTHGDHVETFSTSREQQQENHSAKRSHPCPHCEEIFPFLSKLKIHLKIHTGENLYSCTDCGKSLKTSQALTVHQRVHTGEKPYSCSDCGERFSHQSNLKTHQRIHTGEKPYYCSDCGKCFTTSTGLRVHQRTHTGEKPYFCSDCGRSFITSRTLTVHQKMHTGEKPYYCSDCGESFSQQSNFKTHQRTHTGDKPYYCSDCGKGFSQQIHLKCHQRIHTGEKPYSCPDCGKGFSQQSNLKCHQRIHKGEKPYSCSDCGKCFTTSTELKVHQRGHTGEKPYSCSDCGKSFSQQGSLKIHQRIHKGEKPYSCSDCGKCFTTSTELKIHQRRHTGEKPYSCSDCQKSFSQLATLKTHQRIHKGKKPHQLSQAS; from the exons atggcatcagtgaagctggaagactgcagtcaaacactggagctgaatgtcaacattaaagatgaagaagaggaggagaagattgggACATCTGTTACTCATG GAGACCATGTTGAGACATTCTCTACATCCAGAGAGCAACAGCAGGAAAATCACAGCGCTAAGAGGTCTCATCCCTGCCCACATTGTGAGGAGATTTTCCCATTTCTATCAAAACTAAAAATACACctaaaaatacacacaggagagaatctGTATTCCTgcactgactgtgggaagagtttaaAAACATCACAGGCTCTGACAGTTCATCAGAGagtgcacactggagagaaaccttactcctgctctgattgTGGGGAGCGTTTCTCTCATCAGAGCAacttaaaaacacaccaacgtatacacacaggggagaagccttactactgctctgactgtggaaaatgtttCACAACATCAACTGGGCTAagagttcatcagagaacacacacaggagagaagccttacttctgTTCTGACTGTGGGAGGAGTTTCATAACATCGAGGACTCTGACAGTTCATCAGAAAatgcacactggagagaaaccttactaCTGCTCTGATTGTGGGGAGAGTTTCTCTCAACAGAGCAATTTTAAAACACACCAACgtacacacacaggagataagccttactactgctctgactgtgggaagggTTTCTCTCAACAGATCCACTTAAAATGTCACCAGcgaatacatacaggagagaagccttactcctgcccTGACTGTGGGAAGGGTTTCTCCCAACAGAGCAACTTAAAATGTCACCAGCGAATACAtaaaggagagaagccttactcctgctctgactgtgggaagtgcttcacaacatcaactgagctaaaagttcatcaaagaggacacacaggagagaagccttactcctgctctgactgtgggaagagtttctcccAACAGGGCAGCTTAAAAATACACCAACGCATACAtaaaggagagaagccttactcctgctctgactgtgggaagtgcttcacaacatcaactgagcTAAAAATTCATCAAAgaagacacacaggagagaagccttactcctgctctgactgtcaGAAGAGTTTCTCCCAATTGGCTACCTTAAAAACACATCAACGTATACATAAAGGCAAGAAGCCTCATCAGTTGTCTCAGGCCAGTTAA
- the LOC110515909 gene encoding zinc finger protein OZF-like isoform X17, protein MTSVKLEDCSQTLELNVNIKDEEEEEKIEESVYDGDHVETFSTSREQQQENHSAKRSHPCPHCEEIFPFLSKLKIHLKIHTGENLYSCTDCGKSLKTSQALTVHQRVHTGEKPYSCSDCGERFSHQSNLKTHQRIHTGEKPYYCSDCGKCFTTSTGLRVHQRTHTGEKPYFCSDCGRSFITSRTLTVHQKMHTGEKPYYCSDCGESFSQQSNFKTHQRTHTGDKPYYCSDCGKGFSQQIHLKCHQRIHTGEKPYSCPDCGKGFSQQSNLKCHQRIHKGEKPYSCSDCGKCFTTSTELKVHQRGHTGEKPYSCSDCGKSFSQQGSLKIHQRIHKGEKPYSCSDCGKCFTTSTELKIHQRRHTGEKPYSCSDCQKSFSQLATLKTHQRIHKGKKPHQLSQAS, encoded by the coding sequence GAGACCATGTTGAGACATTCTCTACATCCAGAGAGCAACAGCAGGAAAATCACAGCGCTAAGAGGTCTCATCCCTGCCCACATTGTGAGGAGATTTTCCCATTTCTATCAAAACTAAAAATACACctaaaaatacacacaggagagaatctGTATTCCTgcactgactgtgggaagagtttaaAAACATCACAGGCTCTGACAGTTCATCAGAGagtgcacactggagagaaaccttactcctgctctgattgTGGGGAGCGTTTCTCTCATCAGAGCAacttaaaaacacaccaacgtatacacacaggggagaagccttactactgctctgactgtggaaaatgtttCACAACATCAACTGGGCTAagagttcatcagagaacacacacaggagagaagccttacttctgTTCTGACTGTGGGAGGAGTTTCATAACATCGAGGACTCTGACAGTTCATCAGAAAatgcacactggagagaaaccttactaCTGCTCTGATTGTGGGGAGAGTTTCTCTCAACAGAGCAATTTTAAAACACACCAACgtacacacacaggagataagccttactactgctctgactgtgggaagggTTTCTCTCAACAGATCCACTTAAAATGTCACCAGcgaatacatacaggagagaagccttactcctgcccTGACTGTGGGAAGGGTTTCTCCCAACAGAGCAACTTAAAATGTCACCAGCGAATACAtaaaggagagaagccttactcctgctctgactgtgggaagtgcttcacaacatcaactgagctaaaagttcatcaaagaggacacacaggagagaagccttactcctgctctgactgtgggaagagtttctcccAACAGGGCAGCTTAAAAATACACCAACGCATACAtaaaggagagaagccttactcctgctctgactgtgggaagtgcttcacaacatcaactgagcTAAAAATTCATCAAAgaagacacacaggagagaagccttactcctgctctgactgtcaGAAGAGTTTCTCCCAATTGGCTACCTTAAAAACACATCAACGTATACATAAAGGCAAGAAGCCTCATCAGTTGTCTCAGGCCAGTTAA